CCTATATAAATAGGTAGACGCCATATGAAGAGGGCAATTGAAGGAATCAAAAATTCAACTTTGGCAACTTAACCTTACCAATTGTCTTGAAAGTTTTGTCTCATGTTTAgtaaatagagagagagagagagagagagagagagagagagagagagagagagagagagagagagagagagagagagagagagaaagtagtCTGCAAATCCTATATCTTGTACTAAACTTTCTTCATTGATAAAAGAAACAAGTTTTTTCACAACTTTTCATAGTTACATCTGAGTGCACTTAAAGGTAGGAAACAAAACTAAATTGTATTGCAAGACTCTGAAGCGGCCCTTAAAGGAAGTCACCCTAGTGGTTGGATGCTGCAACGCTCAGGTAAGAAGTTCTCGAGGAGGTAACCGAGTTTGGTCAATCAAAAATCAGATTTAAGGTATAGAAGCATGTTGAACCTATTTCTTTTGTTAATAAGAAATTGTTAGTTTTGATATGGTTTGCACTCTATTCTCttgaaaaaattttatgaaaaatatttcaaatgtATTTAGTACCTTATCAATAAATGTAGTACATCCTGAATACACTCTAGAAATAAAAATGTTTTTTATATCAAGAATGATAAATATGAATATCTTTCTAGCCAACTCAAACTTAAATTTTGACTTAAATTTGGTCATTGAAATGGTATCAGATCCTATAAATGATCCAACAATTCTCTTAAATTATCCAATAATTCCAataaatgatgatgatgattataTATCTGATGAAGAATTTGATGCAGATCCAGTACCTATTAGATACTTTAATAATGGAATAGAATTTGATAATTCTGATCAGCACTATCCATTTCCTTAAAATGGAAGAATGTCAAATATGTGATTATATGATATTTCTTATTAGAGAACATGCACATCAGCTATACCAATTAGATGAAAGAATTTCATATTTTCGAGAAAGATGGTTCCATGTTGTACTGAATAATTGTCATCTCGTTACTTGTCATATAATAGATACAAGGCATTAAAAGATGTAGaacataaaaaatatttaataattaataaacatGCCCAACTAAATCAAGAATTTACAGCCCACTATAGAACTAAACACTTAGATAAATCATGAATAACTCAAAAAGACTAGCATattgtcaaaattttcaaaaatttataaataaagaTTTAGCagctaaaactaaaataaataaggtAAGACGTCTTATTGTTAAATACTCCTCTGAAGAAATAATATTAGAAGCATTAAATATATTATCAgatattgaaaaaagaaatttagaaaagatTGTTTCAAATCAATATACATCTGAAATATTTTTAGATACAAAATATAGATACCACATATATGAAAAAGAATTGCTTGCAGTAATAAGAGGATGTCATAAATTTTACTACTTTCTATTacctaaaaaatttaaattacgTAGGGATAATTCTCAAGCAAAaccatttattaaaaaaattttaaacctccaccttaaaataaaaaattaattagatgGCAAATGGCATTATATGAGTTCATGATTGAAATTCAACTAATAAAATCTAATGAGAATTGTCTTGCAGATTTTCTCACTAGAGATGGAATATCTAATGAATAAGCAAAATATTCTCTTTGATAAAGTCTCAAAATTATCTGAGCAAATTTCTCAATTGCACACGTCATTGAATAATGTAATGGATATTGTGAATTATCAAGATACAAATAAAAAAGTTTTTGAGCTTCTTATCAAGCACACCGAAAAAGGTCAAAATAGAGTCAGTCTTTACGATAAAGTTGAAGATTTATTATTTGACCTattaaaaaatgatgaaatagAAAATCTTTTCTCTTCACTGGGACAAGAAGATTGTCAACAGACTGAGAGATTTGGAATAAATTCTCTCAATGATGGAATAtttttgagatgaaattttaccCAAAATAGACATTTCAAAAGATACTCATGatggataaaataaataataagcaCTTGCTTGTCTCTGGATATAATTCTCTTACGAAAGAATTATATGCCTTACAAAATACAGAAACATATTATATAAATTTCACAGGAATCTATTCTGGAATAAATTATGTGTAGGGATGTAATTgtaatttcattaaaaaatgGTACAATTTTATAGTAATTAATACTATCTATATGACTACTTCaactttttctgaaatttctaaaCTCCCTAGTAGATTCAAGAAGAAGTTAGGCATATCAATCAAAATAATCCTACATATGATTCCAAAGATAATTTAATACTTAAAATTATTTCAGTTAGATCAGATTTTAAAGATTTAAATAGATATAATACCTTTCATCATATCAAAATTATGAAATTTGATGAGTTAGAGATAAAGAACTATCcttaaaagaagaaatatgaATATTTTTCTAAAGATAAAATACATTATCAAAGAACTCTTGagataagaattattttgcaaaatcttgaaAATACCCCCAAGCAAGGATTGCGTACATATAGAGGAAATGTAGCATTTTCTTTCATTATGACTACATATGCAGGAAAAACCCTTGAACCAGCAATGAAttatttaaattgaaaaatacgCTTACTGGAAAGCAGTTGAAACTATCAAAACTTTGTGCAGAATTAGAAAGTACAAAAATAACACGTGTCTAACTTAtaccaaaagagaaaataaTGACACGGCATCAAGTAATGAAAATATGGAATACGATGCAAGCACTTATTCAAAATATTTTGTTCAAATATGCGGGATTGAAACCAGTTGAAATCCGTTTGCGGATTGAAGGCAGTTGAAATTCGTAAAAATATCAATTCAAATCCAGCATTGAAATTCGTCAAATAACTATATAAATAGGTAGATGCCATATGAAGAAGACAATTGAAGGAATCAAGAGTTCAACTTTGACAATTCAATCTTATCGATtgtcttcaaaattttttctcatatttagtaaatagagagagagagagagagagtagtgTGCGAAACCTATATCTTGCACTGAACTTTTTTCATTaataaaagaaacaagttttttcacaatttttcatatttacaTCTAAGCATACTTAGAGATAGGAAACGAAAATAAATTGTGTTGCAAAACTCTGAGACGGCCCTTAAAATAAGTCACTCTAGTAGCTGGATAACCGGAGTTTTGTTGGTTAAAAATCAGATTTAAAGTGTTGAAGTATATTGGACCCATTTCTTTTGTTaataaaaaattgttagttttgaTGTAGTTTACACTCTAttccattaaaaaaaatttataaaaaatatttcaaacctatttAGTACCTTATCAATAAATATAATACATCCTAAATACACtctagaaataaaaatatttttacatcAAGAATGATAAATATGAATATCTTGCTAGCcaacccaaatttaaattttgatttaaatttgGTCATTGAAATAGCATCATAACCTATAAATGATCCCACAATTCTCAGAAATTATTCAATAATTCCAATAAATGATTATATATCTGATCAAGAATTTGATGCAAATCCAGtactagggatggcaacggggcggggttggggcgggggacccctctcCCATCCCCTGCCCCGCTGCCTATAAactccccccgcccccgccccatcccccgctcCCCCCGCCCCGCCTCGCTTCCCCCGCAGGTGTCCCGCGggactaataaaaatttgttatataattttattatggttaaattttagcaaataatcaagtactaaaatatcaacacatcatcaaattattattcattgtaattttacaattaaaacttataaaaacaatcaaacaaaaattatttgaatacaatccaacataatgaaataaatataactaaagtagtcaagttttcacttttggcacaaatacaatcactaattcattattgtgcttgtgcttttttttaaaaaaaatgttattgtattaagtgtaattagaaatttagtataaatgtattagtaaatttagtataaccaattaataatttgtattagtacacatttataattattagtataattaataatatcaattatattatatatactaatagacattatataatacatataactaataatatcattatcataagtttgtaactaattaaattatatattatatatataattatatacatatatattttatatatttatttttttaaagcgggtggcggggcggggccCCTGTTTCTAAGCGGGGGAAAAAAATTCCTCCCatccccgccccaaccccctcCCCATTAGCCCCCCGCGGGACGGGTGCCCGCGGTCACTCGCCCCCATTGCGCGGGCACCCgtccccattgccatccctatccAGTAcctattaaatattttaataatgGAAAAGAATTTTATGATTCTTGTGGCTATAGGTGAATATAGCCAAAAGCACTTATAGatagaaaaatatttacaaAAGTTTAAAATCTGATCCAACTAAAATAATCTTGAGCATTAAAATGTCTTTGGAACCATATGTACGATTATTTTGATGGAAACGCCTAACTCCTTCTTGAATTCACTTAGGGAGTTTAGAAATTTCGGGAAAAGTAAGAGTAGTCATATAGATAGCATTGATTACTTTAAAATTGtatcattttttaataaaattgcTATCACATTCATGCATATAATTTGTTCAAGAATAGATCCTTGTAAAATCTATATAATATGTTTCTGTATTTTGTAAGGCATAATTATCTCATGAGAGAATTGTATTCAGAGACGAGCAGATgttcattaattattttatccaTCACAAGTATCCTTTGAGATGTCTATTTTCAGATAAAATTTGGTCTCAAGGATATTCCGTCATTTAGAGAATTTATTCCAAATCTCTCAATCTATTAACAATCTTCTTGTCCCGATGAAGGAAAAAGATTTTCTATTTCATACAATAATTTTTCAACCTTATCGTAAAAACTGACTAAATTCTGGCCTTTTTCAACATGTTTGATAAGAAATTCAAAAACTTCTTTATTTATATCTTGATAATTCATAATATCTATTACATTATTGAATGACGTCTGTAATTAAGAAATTTGCTCAGATAATTTCGAGACTATATCCAACAAGATATTTTGTTTATTCATTTGGCCTTCCATCTCTAGTGAGAAAATTTACAAGACAATTCTCATCAGATTTTATtagttcaatttcaattatGAATTCAGATAATATCATTTGCCATCTAATTAATCTTTTATTGTGAGGCAAagatttaatattatttttaataaatgctGTTACTTGAGAATTATCCGTGCGTAACTTAAATTTTTTAGGTAATAGAATGTAGTATAATTTATGACATCCTTTTGTTATTGTAAGcaattctttttcatttatgtGGTATCTTTTTTCTGTATCTGAAAACTTCTGGATACATATTTACATAATagattattttctatttttaaaacTGCACTCCAAACTTCTTTAGAAGCATCAGTCTCTAATATGAGATTATTTTCATCAGAAGGTAATGTTaagaatgataaatttttacattactcatttaatttttttactaGAGTTATATGATTTTCAGAGaattcatatttattatttttctttagtgatAAGAGCTCCAGGACTAAAACTAGTTAATTTTGTTTATCGTTTAGGTTAAAAAGAGGCTTCAATAGCCAAATAGGAAACTATACTTGTTATTGTATATAGCGATAAGATATTGGGTCACAGAAAACCAAATACCCAAATTAATTTGTACTGGTCTTCATCGATCTCACCATGGGCAATGAATATCTGCCCCTTTAATCTCAAAAGATTAAATAGGAGGAGTATGGCTCTAAATCTAGGAAACCACAAAATGTGAGAAATTACAAAATATAAAGTCCAACCTAAGACGGGGGACATTgctaaaaagagagagagaaaataagCGTAAGAGCATAAGACCCCTAGCAAGGACGCTGTCCATCAATACTGCCCGGAGGATCATAGTTGCAAGCAAGTAATAAACTACCATCCATTGGCGCATTTAGCTCCAGCACAACCCAAGTGGATGGACTCACGCCATACAACCTGAGTGTAGTGCAGGCACTCATCTCCAACACAAGAATTAGACTCATAGTCGTGACTAATGAGGTCTTCCGGAAATCCATCTTTCTCGTTTCTTTTGTGTGTTTCACTTCGACATAACAGATTGATGGATGATGCCAACTATATATAGAGAAAGGTGACTAATTGGAGTAAAATTTGATCTTTCCGTTAGATGCATAGATGTGGATAGACGAAAATGATTTGGTAAGTATTTGATAAAGAATTTGAAACATTATTGAAAGCTGGAAACCCTTCTCAAAACTTTCAAGGTAAATTGACATCTATTCATTAACtaatttttcccccttttcccGTAGATAAAACACAGCTCAAAACGTGGTGGGGTTTGAGCCGTTTGGCTTAGTTCCGATGCCTACGGATATAAGACTTGATTTGTTCAAATTATTCAatcttttttaaatcaaaatcaacactttgtagtttttttttttcccgttaATCACATCAATGGTCAACTCGTTAAAGCCCTGATCATTCAAATCAACACCTGTGCCAACTTAAATTGCATATATAGCACAGAGAGTGTTGTTCTCACGTCTTCCTAAACCAAATATTATCAAATTAGAGGTATTGTTCTCGCAGAGAAGAGATATTTGCAGAATAACCCGTTTCTACTTTATTTGATTAACAGCCATTTCTCTACTACAACTGTTAGCGCAGAAAACACACAGCGAAAGATAACATACCGTCTTGAAACTTCTGATAATCAAGAAACGGGAAGGTAGTCATAGACGGTGGAATATGAAGAATGTAAACAAGTTGAAGGACTTTGACTAGTGATCACAACAAAACGATCACTCTAACAATGAAGAAAAAGTATATGGGACTTCAGTTAGTCGCAACAAAACTGTGAAGGAAAAGCATAAGAATATAGCTACACGGTTGATTAATAACAAAGGGAACAAAGGGCAAAGTGAACTAATGGAGAGGTATTTGATTACTGTGCCATTAATTGCAATTCTTTCACCACTAATGTGGAGTGATCTTTCTGTTGAATGGACAAATGGAAAAGTGAGTACTATTCTAATTGTATTAAGGAGCAGCCAAACTCTAtttttctaaactaagtttAAAATCACATCAATCTAGTTACCAAATAATAAATTCAATTCTAAACTTACAAAAATTCTAAATAAactttttgtttagttttgcCAAGAGCAATGTACATTGCTTCTATATGTAGGTGAATAATCATGCATCCATTGCCAGCCTAGCTAGGGAAGATCATTTATCCGGCCCCATATAGAAATGAACCATAGAACCAGAATGGTAAAGTGTGAGTTGGTTGTGGCGAAGGCAACTTCGATCAGATTATTCACATGAAGTCGAATACAgtgccaaaagaaaaaaaaacacaattgattttttttttttttggattaaaaaGTTTAGATGATTTTGGTTCTGATCATGATCTCGAATCTATGATGACTAAAAACACAATGAAACTTTTATATGTACAGTGTATACAAACAGGTTCCTAAAGTTGTACATTatcctaatatttttttttcacttgggATTATTCCAAACTTTTAACCAGACTAATCCCCGAAAACTGTATAGAATCTTGTCTCAAAGATATATACAGCGAAATAGCATACGAGAGTCAATTACGAGACCTGCTGGTAACTATCAGTTTACGAAACCAGTCGGACTACGTGTGGGTCACAACATTATCGTAGTATTCGTTTTATCACGAGTGGCACTTCATTTTCGCCGGTAATAATTCATGGGGTTGACGAACGGGGAAGTAAAGACGATTCCCGTTGTCCTAAATCACCCCGTTCTAACTTATACAACATACAGCCTCCGTTCTCGCAACAATCTCAGGTCCTGCACCTCTTTCCTTCTCATTACTTTTAATTTTCGGACACTCCTCCGTATTAGTCACCCAGAAATCAATTGGGGCATTGATAATCCTCTGCCGGGGAACGTGTTACGGCATAATTTGTTTTCAGAAAAAACAAATGCGTTTATGTTTTAAATATGTAttgttaattatatttattgtgAATCTTTCGGAGGAGTTCTGCACGTACAACTATCAAGGGAAGAAAAATCAAATGAAATAGTGTCTCCCAATGGCAAAAACAAGATGGCTTGAGATTCCTACATTTGTTACTCCAACACTCAGAGAAAAGCCATGCATGCGTGCAACATATTTATTTCCGCACAAATAAATCACAACACCACACAACAACAAACGCCAAAATAGTACTTCAACTGATCATTTTGGCATAATGCACTACTATTTATTAATTACTCAGGTACTACTGATTAATTAAGTCGTGAGAATTTAGTAAGGACGTTCGCCAATGTAATTACCTGGGGGATAATAGTTGCATGTCACAAAAGTCCAATCATTATTGCGACATCTAGCCGCGGCACAGCCGATGTTGGACGAATCGCGCCACACAACTTGGGTATAATGCCCGCACATCTCCCCTTGAGCGCAGGAATTGGAGCGGTACTGGTAGAATTTCTTCTCGTCTGCCCACATTTTCACGGCCTCAGCAGCCGTCAAATCCCACGATGCCTTCGCAAGATTTTCACCGTATTCGCCTTGCGAGTGCTCCAAGTTACAATCTGCAGACCTTACAGCAGCATAGTGGCCTGCATAAGCTGCGACTGTGGCGTTCCATTTGACGAGTGGGAGACCAAGTGATGCGCGAACTTTGTTGTGGGCAGCGACAAATGCTTGCGGAGAATTTTGGGCAACGGCGAGAGAGAACAAGGCTATTAAGGAAAGCGTTGATGTTGAAACCTTTGATAACCATCCCATTTTTGTGTTCTTGTTCAAATGGTATCTGGCATTCAAGAACCCGCTGGTTAAGACGTTTTAAACAAGGACAAGAAGACGGGCCTAAAATAAATTGCTGGTATTTTAGTCTACTTTGCGGTTTGACCAACTGTAGCCTGTGAACAGCCGAAAGGACCGGAGTATCTAGAATTCTAGTTTTGTTGATTACGTACATTTTTATTTTAGCTGTCATTCTTTTGAGTTTCAATGGAGAAGATTAATTTGCAGAAAGGGGTTTAGTTCTCAGCTGTAATGGCACGGTAACAGTTATGTCTAGAAGCATCAACAGTcaatatttgttaaaattttgacCAATATTGCCTATTGGTTGGTGCCTCTAGACAAAACTTAAAGTGTTTTTCGCTTCCCCACTTCCATTTATCATTTATAAGATCGTCTAGATAGGATTGAATTCATGATCCGAAATGAACTTTTATTCTGAAATAAATTTTGATCAGTTCCACACCCTCTTTTCCTTAATCTTTCCTCAACATATGAAAAGACAATACTGACACTCATCATAATTTGCCGTGGTTCCCGAATGGTAGAAatttagattttctttttttaaaaaaaaatttttggtttcccTGTTGAGCCTATAGAACTACAAtaggattttttgtttttttcagcGGAAGGAACTTGACTTGAATAAAGCGTCAATGCACCAACCATGCAACTTTATTGGTTATATCTGCTTCTATTGCATCGATGAGGCAGTCTCATCATTCATTGCTTTACAACATAAAATGGTGAATCGTGCATCAGCCTAGCTATTTCATATAGTTTAAAGCCCAACGGAGGTAGCAATCCCTCGCTGGCAATCTTATCGGCCTAGGGGCTGTAACTGCCTGTCCGGATTGATATTTGATGCCCACACCAAAAAGGAATGTAAAATTGTCTC
This portion of the Coffea arabica cultivar ET-39 chromosome 2e, Coffea Arabica ET-39 HiFi, whole genome shotgun sequence genome encodes:
- the LOC113728691 gene encoding pathogenesis-related protein 1A-like; the encoded protein is MGWLSKVSTSTLSLIALFSLAVAQNSPQAFVAAHNKVRASLGLPLVKWNATVAAYAGHYAAVRSADCNLEHSQGEYGENLAKASWDLTAAEAVKMWADEKKFYQYRSNSCAQGEMCGHYTQVVWRDSSNIGCAAARCRNNDWTFVTCNYYPPGNYIGERPY